From a single Ailuropoda melanoleuca isolate Jingjing chromosome 12, ASM200744v2, whole genome shotgun sequence genomic region:
- the LOC117795133 gene encoding putative olfactory receptor 13C6, protein MIPHFPPSWSFGRGVDGQNSTEVSFVLLGLSQYPRAQTAFFCLLLLSYTITLLGNGLILLLICSDRRLHTPMYFFLSNLSFLDVGYTTASVPQVLVNCLVSVPVISLGRCLAQMVVGLYLGVVECLLLAAMAYDRCVAIVDPLRYPVRMGSRLCSLLAGTSWTAAFLLTVVPVMTMPLEFCGRQVINHFSCEFLALLKLACSDLQFYESLMVGTSALTLLAPFASIVASYGRILPMVSSMILLLTTDFV, encoded by the coding sequence ATGATCCCCCATTTCCCACCCAGCTGGAGTTTTGGCAGGGGCGTGGACGGCCAGAACAGCACAGAGGTCTCCTTCGTCCTGCTCGGGCTCTCCCAGTACCCACGGGCTCAGACCGccttcttctgcctgctcctccTGTCCTACACCATCACCCTTTTGGGGAACGGCCTCATCCTGCTCCTGATCTGCTCCGATCGCCGGCTCCACacgcccatgtacttcttcctcagcaACCTGTCCTTCCTGGACGTGGGCTACACCACAGCCAGCGTGCCCCAGGTGCTCGTCAACTGCTTGGTGAGCGTTCCTGTCATCTCGCTAGGACGGTGCTTGGCCCAGATGGTCGTGGGACTCTATCTGGGTGTCGTGGAGTGTCTCCTGCTGGCTGCCATGGCCTACGATCGCTGTGTGGCCATCGTGGACCCCCTGCGCTACCCTGTGCGCATGGGGTCCCGGTTGTGCAGCCTGCTGGCCGGGACCTCGTGGACGGCGGCATTCCTGCTGACCGTGGTCCCCGTGATGACCATGCCCTTGGAGTTCTGTGGCCGCCAGGTCATCAATCACTTCTCGTGCGAGTTCCTGGCCCTGCTCAAGCTGGCCTGCTCTGACCTGCAGTTCTATGAGTCGCTCATGGTGGGCACCAGTGCTCTGACCCTGCTGGCTCCCTTTGCCTCCATTGTGGCCTCCTATGGAAGGATCCTG